The following coding sequences are from one Acipenser ruthenus chromosome 7, fAciRut3.2 maternal haplotype, whole genome shotgun sequence window:
- the LOC117416233 gene encoding SERTA domain-containing protein 3-like — MTGKGLKRKLPEEGDLLEGSAVQKGSRLYSTQRQSVLSISLDKHNRGQMMLEPSLRRSVLIANTLRQIQEEIRQETSDPGTPQIDSPSVPQVSPLSESSSLKEALPAPAPPSRLSMENHPLGLGDSDDWMLLSSEEDFSLSSAISSLLKELDVAIDGNPAPNPQRTPLGSIENLETEKPDKQEPCKAESKHGGCPEGCRPPETAFGSLEIMSSSYLRDVALDDLFLDIDTSVYEREAGRTLSAAASDEFLKYLPSCHPSSFSMNPNARDLNELEHIMEILVGS, encoded by the coding sequence ATGACAGGCAAGGGACTGAAACGCAAGCTTCCTGAAGAGGGTGATCTCCTGGAGGGCTCTGCAGTTCAGAAGGGCAGCCGCTTGTACTCCACGCAGCGCCAGTCCGTCCTCAGCATCTCCCTGGACAAGCACAACCGTGGGCAGATGATGCTGGAGCCCAGCCTTCGTCGCTCCGTCCTCATCGCCAACACCCTGCGGCAAATCCAAGAAGAGATCAGGCAGGAGACAAGCGACCCCGGCACGCCACAGATCGACAGCCCGTCTGTCCCTCAGGTCTCTCCCCTCTCCGAATCCAGCAGCCTCAAAGAGGCCCTGCCCGCGCCCGCACCTCCGTCGCGGCTTTCAATGGAGAACCATCCCTTGGGGCTGGGGGACAGCGATGACTGGATGCTGCTGTCGTCCGAGGAAGACTTCTCCTTGTCTTCGGCCATTTCCTCCTTGCTCAAGGAGCTGGACGTGGCGATTGACGGGAATCCCGCCCCCAATCCTCAGCGCACGCCCCTGGGCTCCATCGAAAACCTGGAGACGGAGAAGCCGGACAAACAAGAGCCCTGCAAGGCGGAGAGCAAGCACGGGGGCTGCCCCGAAGGCTGCAGGCCGCCCGAGACGGCGTTCGGAAGCTTGGAGATCATGAGCTCCAGCTACCTCCGTGACGTGGCGCTCGACGATCTGTTTTTGGACATCGACACCTCGGTTTACGAGCGCGAAGCTGGCAGGACTTTGTCGGCGGCGGCCAGCGACGAGTTTCTGAAGTATCTGCCCTCCTGCCACCCCTCATCTTTTTCCATGAATCCCAACGCCAGGGATTTGAACGAACTGGAGCACATCATGGAAATACTGGTGGGGTCCTGA